The Tolypothrix sp. PCC 7712 region TGTGCAAAATCCGAATGAGATTGCTGTAATGCGGTTAAGCTGAAATTCTCATGCCAAAGTATTTTAATAATTAGTTGAGACACGCACTCTAACTCGATGACAGGCAAATACGCAAGACATAATGCATTTCTGCGGCTAGTGTCTGGTAATGGAGCACCATTAAGGTCAGAATCCCGCTACTCGCTGCTCCCTAGTAAAGAGATGATAATTGGACGCGACCCTAGCTGCCAAATTGTCTTGGATGCCATGATGTACCGGATGGTATCTCGTCGTCATGCTGTGGTTCGTCCCCTCTCTTCATCTCCAGATAACAAGTTCAGCTGGCTAATTTGTGATTTGAATAGTGCCAATGGCACGTATTTAAACGGACAACGTTTACAAGGTTGTCAGGAATTACACTCAGGCGATCGCATTTCTCTGGGTACAGATGGCCCGCAGTTTGTGTTTGAGCATGAGCATATCTCCCAAGCGACAATTATGACCAGGCCGGCGACACCCCTACCCTCAGCTGGTGCTTTCTCTGGTCAATCAAAATCAGATTCGGTCAGTTTTACGCAACTGTTCCCCATTATTTCTACTGGTAAAGATTTAACTCGTAAAGCTTACCTAGTACCGGGAATTTTAACAGTTGTGTTTGTCGTACTCATGTTTGCTACGGTAGGTCAGCCACAAGCAAACCAAGTGATTGTAGCGAGTTATATAGCATTTGCTGCCTATTACTTTGTTTACCAGCTTTGCGGCAAACAGAAACCTTGGTGGGTACTTTTATCGGTGGCGTTGGGTACGGCGCTGATTTTGAAGAGTCCCTTTTTGGACTTATTTATTTTTGTCTTTCGGGGAATTTTGCCTGGTAGTTTACCCTCCGCCCAAGATTCGATTACCTTCACTGAATTACTGGTGCGAATGTTCTTTGGCGCTGGGTTAATGGAGGAATTACTGAAAGCAATACCTGTATTAGCAGCATTAATTATCGGTATTTTATTGCCCTCACCTTGGCGAGAACGCATCGGCATTTGGGAACCTTTAGATGGGATTCTCTTGGGTACTGCTTCGGCTGTGGGCTTCACCCTGTTAGAAACCCTTGGTCAATATGTGCCTGTGATTACTCAAAATGTGGCTCAACAGGCGGGAGTAGGAACTGGTCAATTAGTAGGGTTGCAGCTACTAATTCCGCGCATTTTAGGGTCTGTCGCTGGACACATGGCTTATAGTGGCTATTTAGGATATTTTATTGGCTTGGCTGTTCTGAAGCCGCGTCTGATTTGGCAAATTTTGCCCATTGGTTATGTGAGCGCTGCGGCACTCCATGCGTTGTGGAACGCTACTGGGTCGATTAATGCTTTGCTGTTGGTAATTGTCGGGGTGTTATCTTACGCCTTTTTGATGGCAGCAATTTTGAAAGCACGAGCGCTTTCACCAACGCGATCGCAAAATTTTGCCACCCGATTTCTGGGGCCTAAGTAAAAAATGGGGAATCGAGGTGCAGGGGAATAGGGAAGCAGAGGAGCAGAGAAGCAGAGGGAGCAGAGGAGAAATGAACAATCTCTTTTGACTCTTGACTAATATTCTCTGTCTTTTGGTAGATAGCACTGCTTTTGTAATCAGCCTATAGTTTTAATTATGTTGGGTAATTGTGCTTAAAAAATCTAAGCAAATAATTATAAGACCCGCAATACAAGTGTTGTCGAGTGCGGGCAAAGCTAAGAGTTGTCTGAACTGGCTCCCAATTATTGGGATATAAGACTACTAAATTTAGGATTCTGACTGAAAGCTATTTAATTCGTTCAGGGCATAGTAAGAAATCGCTAAACTAACCTTTGCTTGCTCGACTTCCGATAAACTTGTCCACTCACGATTACCCAGCTTAGTAATCATGGCTTTTGGGCATTGAGGTTCGCCACTACGCATGGCATAAGCATAAGGACGGGCTAAAACTAAGAGATCATCAGCGCCCCAACTTGGTAACATATCTTGAACGCATCGCACCAGTTGTTCGCCAATTGGCTGTTGGGAGGAAAACATCTCAGCAGCATTTTGGGCAATGGTATTCAGCCAACCTTGGGGTACTACCACAAAAGCTTCTTGCAAACTAGCCATCAAAATCTGTTTCAGATTATGGCTTTTTGAGGCTGAATCTACATGATGTGTAGACCAAAGATTATCAAGTTGACTGTAAAAATCTTGCGATCGCTTGTTAAGCTCATCTTCTTGCCATAAATCATCGCCGAGAAACTGTTGTTCTAATTCGTTAAAATAGGCTTCTGATTCTTGATCGGCAGGATTCCAAGGATAAGTTGCATCTGCTGGTTCTAGTAAAGTGGCTAGAAAATCTAATTCCACTTGAGATGGTGAAGAATTGAAAGTATTTGAATTGTTAATGTTGTTAATCATGTGACGCTCCCGATTGTTTATTTAGCGGTATTGACAGCTACAACTGTCGCGATCGCGTTTCCGCAAAAATAAATTGAAATTTGTCTAGAGTGAAAAAATCTTTTCAGGATGTTGTTAGGCTGTTACAGATTGCAATTGCAAATAGACTGATGCTGGTTGTCATTTGTTATTGGTAATTTGCCATTTATATAAAGAAATTACTAATTACTAATGAAGCTTTTGTTCAGCAACAGAGAGTAACTAGGCACATTCACTGATTAAGACTCTTCAATGAGAAACTCCCATATTTCACCTCTAGAACTACCAAACTTTAACTGCATTCCCGATGTCAAGAGGACTTCCTCCCGGAGGATTTGTTGCCAACCGTTAGCACTAAAAACCCAAGTAGTGCCGTAGGTGGATAAATCTTGCAAGTAATAACTTCTTACCGGAGTACTACCAGCCAAAGTATTGCGGCAGATAATTTCCGCATGGCGTTTAGAAACTGAAGGTTCTGGGATGATAATATCGTTGTCTTTGATGCGCCCAATGCGAGTGACTCCAGAACGTAACAACCAGGTT contains the following coding sequences:
- a CDS encoding PrsW family glutamic-type intramembrane protease, translating into MTGKYARHNAFLRLVSGNGAPLRSESRYSLLPSKEMIIGRDPSCQIVLDAMMYRMVSRRHAVVRPLSSSPDNKFSWLICDLNSANGTYLNGQRLQGCQELHSGDRISLGTDGPQFVFEHEHISQATIMTRPATPLPSAGAFSGQSKSDSVSFTQLFPIISTGKDLTRKAYLVPGILTVVFVVLMFATVGQPQANQVIVASYIAFAAYYFVYQLCGKQKPWWVLLSVALGTALILKSPFLDLFIFVFRGILPGSLPSAQDSITFTELLVRMFFGAGLMEELLKAIPVLAALIIGILLPSPWRERIGIWEPLDGILLGTASAVGFTLLETLGQYVPVITQNVAQQAGVGTGQLVGLQLLIPRILGSVAGHMAYSGYLGYFIGLAVLKPRLIWQILPIGYVSAAALHALWNATGSINALLLVIVGVLSYAFLMAAILKARALSPTRSQNFATRFLGPK